Sequence from the Streptomyces sp. NBC_00358 genome:
AACATGCCCGACTCCTCGCGTCGCTGCGGGAGTTGCGCGAACGCACCGGTCTGAGCCTGGCGGGCCTCGCGGCCAGGACCGCGTACAGCAAGTCGTCGTGGGAGCGGTACTTCAACGGCAGGACGCTGCCGCCGCGCGCTGCGGTGCGGGAGCTGTGCCGTCTCAGCGGCGAACCGGACGGGCGGTGTCTGGCCCTGTGGGAGATCGCGGAGTCCGCGTGGAGCGGGCGAGGGAAGGAGGCGCCGCGGCGGGACACGCCCTCGACGCCGCCGCCTCCGGACCCGCGCCCGGCCCCCGAACCGCCCGAGGCTCCCGAACCGCCCCGGACCGCGCGGTCCGGTCACCGGACCACGGTTCTGGTGGCGGTTCTGGCGTGCGTGTGCGCCGTGGCCGTCGGTGGTGTCGTGGTGGTGCTCCTGCTGCTGCCGCACGGCCGCGACCGCCCGGCGTCGTCCGCATCCCCGTCCCCCGCCACGACCGGACCGCACTGCCGGGAGTCCGCCTGCGAGGGAAAGAGCCCGATGGCCATGTTCTGCGCCCGCCGGCCGGAGACCCTGGCCCGGCACCGCGTGGCGGGCGGCGCCTGGGTGGAACTTCGTTACAGCAAGGAGTGCGGGACCAGTTGGGCACGGACCTGGGGCACGCGGATCGGGGACCGGATCGAGGTGAGCCCGGCCGGCCGCGGCGGCCGGGCCCGCGGCGCCCGGATCAGGAACGGCACCGACGCCGACTCCTTCGTCTACACCCCCATGCTGGTCACCCGCCCCGGAACCGTCGTCCAGGCCTGCTTCCGTACCGCGACGGCCGTCCGCGAGGAGTGCGTCCGAGGCCGCGCGGGCTAGGAACTGCCGCTGGAGCGCCGACCGGGCGGCTGGACCTGCTCCTCGGGCAGCCGGGCCAGCGCGCGCACGGCCGTCTCCGCTAGTGCCGGATGGGCCAGTGCCTCGTTCAGGACCGGTCTCGCGCGGGCGTCGCCCAGGACACCCAGGCCGTCCGCGCAGGCGAGGGCGACCTTACGGTACGGGTCGTGCGGGCTCAGCCGGCGTTCCAGGGTGGTGATGAGCGCGGGTACGGCTTCGGGCGCGCGCAGTTCGACCAGGAGCCGTACGGGCTGGAGCGCGTACGCGACCCGCAGTTCGTTGGTGGCGAGCGCGGCGGCGGCGCGGGCCGTGCGCGGGTCGCCGAGCCGGGCCAGGGCGTGCGCGGCGGACGCGCAGCGCCGCGGATCGCGGTGGTTGAGCAGCAGGACGAGTGCCTCGAAGGCCCGCCGGTCCCCGGCCGTGCCGAGCCGGAACGCGGCCAACTCCCGGGCCCAGAGCGGCTGTCCGGGCTCGGTCAGCGCGGCGGCCAGCACGTCGGGGTCCTCGGTGGCAGCGAGTCGTTCGTACGCCGCCGAGGTCCCGGCCCCGGCCTCGGTCCGTAAACGCTCCGTGAGTGATCGCAACGCTTCGTCCATGGGCCGAGCTTAGGCAAGCCCGTGTGGTGCGGGGACGTACATCACAAAGTCGGGGACTGGCGCGCTCGTTACCGGCGGGTTAAGCTCAGACGAGCGAGTTACCCACTCGCGTCGAACCTCACGGTGGCCTGGTGACGCAGCCACCGAGAGAGCAGTCGGTTCGGTACTTCAGGTACCTCTCAGTACGGCACGGCTCCGGGACAGGGCCGGTCGGCTTTCACCGCCCATGGGCGCCCGTTCACCGGCGCTCGGGGACGGCACCGGGCGTGTGCGCTCGTCAGCCCGGAAACACCCGCAACCTCCGCACGGTGTGCGCCTGTCGGCGCACCCGCGTGCGCTCCTCAGTCGTCACCAATTTCTGGAGTCCCGCGATGGCCACTCCCCTGTCCGACACCCCTCTGTCCCCGCTGAAGACCGTCGCCGTCATCGGCCTCGGCACCATGGGCACCGGCATCGCCGAAGTCCTGGCCCGCGCCGGCCGCGACGTCATCGGCATCGACATCAGCGAAGCCGCGACCACCCAGGCGGTGGCCACCCTCGAAGCCTCCACCGCCCGCGCCGTGCGCCGCGAGCACCTCACCGAGCCCGAGCGCACGGACGCCCTCGCCCGGTTCCGCACCTTCACCGACCTCGCGGCCGCCGCCGACGCCGACCTCGTCATCGAGGTGACCCCGGAGTCGTACGAAATCAAGCAGCAGGTCTTCCGGGCCCTCGACGCCATCGTGCGCCCCGAGGCGATCCTCGCGACGGGCACCAACGCGCTGTCCGTGACGCGCCTGGCCGCCGACTCGGCCCACCCCGAGCGCGTGCTCGGTCTGCACTTCTTCAACCCGGCGCCCGCGATGAAGCTCGTCGAGGTCGTGTCCTCGGTGCTGACCGCGCCGGCGGCCGTCACCGCGGTCACCGACCTGGCGTTCGAACTCGGCAAGGAGCCCGTCGCGGTCGGCGACCGCCCAGGTTTCGTCGCCGACGGGCTGCTCTTCGGCTACCTCAACCAGGCGGCCGCGATGTACGAGGCGAAGTACGCCTCCCGCGAGGACATCGACGCGGCGATGAAGCTCGGCTGCGGGCTGCCCATGGGCCCGCTCGCGCTGCTCGACCTGATCGGCGTGGACACCGCCCGGACCGTCCTGGAGGCGATGTACTCCGAGTCGCACGACCGCCTGCACGCCCCCGCGCCCATCCTCAAGCAGCTCAGCGAGGCGGGCCTGACCGGGCGCAAGTCCGGCCGCGGCTTCTACTCGTACGAGTCCGCGGGCAGCGACGCCGTCGTGCGGGACGCGCTGACGCCGCTGGAGGGCGCCGCCCTGGCGCAGGGCCGTACGGTCCGCTCGGTGGGTGTCGCCGGCTCCGGCACGATGGCCTCCGGTATCGCGGAGGTCTTCGCGAAGGCCGGGTACGAGGTCGTCCTCGCGGCCCGTACGGAGGAGAAGGCGCAGACCGCGAAGGCCCGTATCGGCAAGTCGCTCAACCGCTCTGTCGACAAGGGCCGGATGACGGCCGAGGCGGCGGCGCGGACCCTGGAGCTGATCACTCCGACCGGCAGCTACGACGACTTCGCCGAGGTCGATCTGGCGCTGGAGGCGGTCGCCGAGGACCTGGAGATCAAGCAGCAGCTCTTCGGCGTCTTCGACAAGGTCTGCAAGCCCGGCGCGATCCTCGCCACCACCACCTCCTCGCTCCCCGTCGTCGCCTGCGCCCGCGCCACCTCGCGCCCGCAGGACGTGATCGGCATGCACTTCTTCAACCCGGCCCCGGCGATGAAGCTCGTCGAGGTCGTGCGGACCGTGCTGACCGCGGACGACGTGCACGCCACCGTGCGCGAGGTCTGCGCGAAGATCCGCAAGCACCCGGTGGACTGCGGTGACCGGGCCGGCTTCATCGTGAACGCGCTGCTGTTCCCGTACCTGAACAACGCGATCAAGATGGTGCAGGAGCACTACGCCTCGCTCGACGACATCGACGCGGCGATGAAGCTGGGCGGCGGCTACCCGATGGGGCCCTTCGAGCTGCTCGACGTGGTCGGGCTCGATGTCTCGCTGGCCATCGAGAAGGTCCTGCACCGCGAGTTCCGCGACCCGGGTCTCGCCCCCGCACCGCTCCTGGAGCACCTGGTGGCCGCGGGCTGCCTCGGCCGCAAGACGGGCCGCGGCTTCCGCGAATATGCCCGCCGCTGAGCGTCCGGGCGACCGGCTCGCGGAGGACGCGGACTGGGGCGGACTGCTGGGCCCCGCCGGACACCCCCCGCCCGTCCTGGGCGGGGGGATCCCCGGACATGCGCGCTCTCCTGCGCACATGCAGTACGTTCGGGGCATGTCCCAGCCCGCCAGGTCCTCACGTACACCAGCCACGCCCGACGCGCCGGAGAGTGCCGCGGGCAGCCGCGCGGCGGCGCAACGGCTCAAGATGCGCCGGGAGCTGGCGGCCGCGGCCATGGAGCTGTTCGCGGCCAAGGGGTACGAGGCGACCACCGTGGACGAGATCGCGGCCCAGGCCGGGGTGGCCCGCCGTACGTTCTTCCGCCACTTCCGCTCCAAGGAAGAGGCGATCTTCCCCGATCACGACGACACCCTGATCCGGGCCGAGGCGGTGCTCAACGCGGCGCCCGCGCAC
This genomic interval carries:
- a CDS encoding 3-hydroxyacyl-CoA dehydrogenase family protein; amino-acid sequence: MATPLSDTPLSPLKTVAVIGLGTMGTGIAEVLARAGRDVIGIDISEAATTQAVATLEASTARAVRREHLTEPERTDALARFRTFTDLAAAADADLVIEVTPESYEIKQQVFRALDAIVRPEAILATGTNALSVTRLAADSAHPERVLGLHFFNPAPAMKLVEVVSSVLTAPAAVTAVTDLAFELGKEPVAVGDRPGFVADGLLFGYLNQAAAMYEAKYASREDIDAAMKLGCGLPMGPLALLDLIGVDTARTVLEAMYSESHDRLHAPAPILKQLSEAGLTGRKSGRGFYSYESAGSDAVVRDALTPLEGAALAQGRTVRSVGVAGSGTMASGIAEVFAKAGYEVVLAARTEEKAQTAKARIGKSLNRSVDKGRMTAEAAARTLELITPTGSYDDFAEVDLALEAVAEDLEIKQQLFGVFDKVCKPGAILATTTSSLPVVACARATSRPQDVIGMHFFNPAPAMKLVEVVRTVLTADDVHATVREVCAKIRKHPVDCGDRAGFIVNALLFPYLNNAIKMVQEHYASLDDIDAAMKLGGGYPMGPFELLDVVGLDVSLAIEKVLHREFRDPGLAPAPLLEHLVAAGCLGRKTGRGFREYARR
- a CDS encoding adenylosuccinate lyase, which encodes MDEALRSLTERLRTEAGAGTSAAYERLAATEDPDVLAAALTEPGQPLWARELAAFRLGTAGDRRAFEALVLLLNHRDPRRCASAAHALARLGDPRTARAAAALATNELRVAYALQPVRLLVELRAPEAVPALITTLERRLSPHDPYRKVALACADGLGVLGDARARPVLNEALAHPALAETAVRALARLPEEQVQPPGRRSSGSS
- a CDS encoding helix-turn-helix domain-containing protein encodes the protein MTPSPEHARLLASLRELRERTGLSLAGLAARTAYSKSSWERYFNGRTLPPRAAVRELCRLSGEPDGRCLALWEIAESAWSGRGKEAPRRDTPSTPPPPDPRPAPEPPEAPEPPRTARSGHRTTVLVAVLACVCAVAVGGVVVVLLLLPHGRDRPASSASPSPATTGPHCRESACEGKSPMAMFCARRPETLARHRVAGGAWVELRYSKECGTSWARTWGTRIGDRIEVSPAGRGGRARGARIRNGTDADSFVYTPMLVTRPGTVVQACFRTATAVREECVRGRAG